CGCGCGCTTCAAACTCAGGGTTGGGTTTTGTTTCTGCAGTGAGTAAGGGGAAAAACTGCTGGCCTAGCTCGGTATTCACTCGGGCATCATAACTGCCAATAAAGCGAGCACTGGCCCACATTTGATCGTTGGCTTGCCAGCTAATCGGGTTATCGTTGGCGGGGGTAACAAATAAATTTAATAGCGGTGAAACACCCGTGCCACCAAGCGTTAAAGCTAAAATCAGTAGGAGTTGATGCGCGCGTCCTGCCACAAAGCGTGTGGCGAACTCCCAAGCAAGGCTTAAACTCAGCGCCATTAATAGGGCAAAGGCGATGTTATAGGTAAAACCAATATCCCAGCCAAAAAGCCGTCCCATGAGTGCGGCGGCATAATGCTGAAAGGCGTAATAGAAATCAAAGCGATGACCTGCAAACCAATGATCTGGCGGCGGCAAAATGCTGCCTGAATAATAATTGGCCATAAAATAAAGATCAGTCACTCGTTCCGATGTTGGGTAAATTGCAGGGAATATAAATTTCCAAATCAGCCCATAGGCAAGGGCCATCAAGAAGGCGATTTCAGCCGCTTTAAAACGACAGCTACAAGCTTCTTGTTTAAATAGATATAGGGTAAAGGCAGCAAGGATAGCGGTAATGGGCCATAGGCCATTGAGATTACCAAGACCAATAAAGTGCTCAATAAAAAACATGAGAAGGGTAATGAGCAGCACACCCACACTACGAGCGATGGCATAGGGCATGAAGCGGCCCAAGGCTAAGCTTAGGCTAGCCAAATGCAGCCAAAGCAGCGCAAGGCTGGCGGCGAGGTGGATCATTGTCATTGGTGCGCTTTCCTTTTTTTATTTTTAGGTAATAAGCTAGCCTCTTTTTTATCCTATTTTTACATTAATGACAAATTGTATTGCAGCTTATTTACTGTGATGTGAATTGCATAAACCAAACGAGGATTGAATTGGCTTAATTAAGTAGGTCATATGATTTATCTAACCCAATTTTATAGATGGCTTGCCCCGTGTATTTGTCGCCGATATCGCTCGGGAGAAAAACCAATTAATTGCTTAAACATGGCAATAAAAGCCGATGGCGTGCCATAACCTAAGCGCCATGCAATATCTTGAATCGATTTATCTTCTTTTAGCCATGCCAGGGCTTGCAATAAGCGAATGCGATTGCGGCATTGACCAAAGCTCATGCCCAGCTCTTTTTGAAAGCGCCGCGCTAAGGTGCGCTCGGTGCTGTGCACTTCTTGAGCCCAGCTTGCAAGGCTGCGATCATTATTGGGCTCGGCTTGTAATGTATTTAAGATAGGAAGCAATAGCCGGTCTTGGCTAGAGGGCAGAAAGTTGGCTGCGCGCTCGCATTGGCTTAGCCGAGCAATCAGTAACTCCGCCTGATGATGATCGCTAGCGCTTTGCATGTGGCTGACT
This genomic interval from Iodobacter fluviatilis contains the following:
- a CDS encoding AraC family transcriptional regulator, which translates into the protein MSVSRQIPCPKAITMSLPYSQADLSLKQPNPLYFRYQQMLANTQCISHQHPWGQICWISLGIMEISLEQQALISPANFLVWIPANTPHAAYVRQALDYTSIYVSAELAQRLPNETCLLAQTPLISALINDFCQRQVSHMQSASDHHQAELLIARLSQCERAANFLPSSQDRLLLPILNTLQAEPNNDRSLASWAQEVHSTERTLARRFQKELGMSFGQCRNRIRLLQALAWLKEDKSIQDIAWRLGYGTPSAFIAMFKQLIGFSPERYRRQIHGASHL